A window of the Limanda limanda chromosome 8, fLimLim1.1, whole genome shotgun sequence genome harbors these coding sequences:
- the fbxl22 gene encoding LOW QUALITY PROTEIN: F-box and leucine-rich protein 22 (The sequence of the model RefSeq protein was modified relative to this genomic sequence to represent the inferred CDS: inserted 1 base in 1 codon), with product MCLRRHHVSRPHNTGCRLIVAAYQPACRCXEAPLCVPGELTMHLTQLNHECLLHLFSFLDKDNRRSLSLTCHQLRRIFVDPCLWSLLHFSSPCQLTRDNFVLGPSLRYLTICWFSSRVQVCNIEDWLKSSFQRDICSKHETLVSAFLAHVCYMCPNLLELNLSGCGHITDWDVVTVLQSCTRLRRLHLENCVRITDRSLVGVVDHGDDLEEVKVDFCRNITQAGLQAARERRPGVQLTAERSADMIPDSKPQEKVLLRRALQKVLLFS from the exons ATGTGCCTGAGAAGGCATCATGTATCTAGGCCACACAATACAGGCTGCAGGCTCATTGTTGCTGCCTACCAGCCGGCCTGTCGCT CCGAGGcccctctgtgtgtccctggaGAGCTCACCATGCACCTCACCCAGCTCAACCACGAGTGTCTCCTCCACCTTTTCTCCTTCCTGGACAAGGACAATCGCAGGAGCTTGTCCCTCACCTGTCACCAGCTGCGCCGGATCTTCGTGGACCCCTGCCTCTGGAGTCTTCTCCACTTCAGCTCGCCGTGTCAGCTGACGAGGGACAACTTTGTGCTGGGACCCTCGCTGCGGTACTTGACTATTTGCTGGTTCTCCAGCAGAGTTCAAGTGTGCAACATCGAGGACTGGCTGAAGAGTTCGTTTCAGAGGGACATCTGCAGCAAACACGAGACCCTGGTCAGCGCTTTCCTGGCCCATGTCTGCTacat GTGTCCCAACCTGCTGGAGTTGAACCTCTCTGGCTGCGGCCACATCACCGACTGGGATGTGGTCACcgtgctgcagagctgcacgAGGCTGCGCCGCCTCCACCTGGAGAACTGCGTCCGCATCACCGACCGCAGCCTGGTTGGCGTGGTGGACCACGGAGACGatctggaggaggtgaaggtggacTTTTGCCGGAACATCACTCAGGCGGGGCTGCAGGCAGCCAGGGAGAGGAGGCCCGGCGTCCAGCTGACGGCAGAGAGAAGCGCCGACATGATCCCTGACAGCAAGCCCCAGGAGAAGGTGCTGCTGAGGAGGGCGCTGCAGAAAGTCCTGCTGTTCTCCTGA